One segment of Luteolibacter rhizosphaerae DNA contains the following:
- a CDS encoding sulfate ABC transporter substrate-binding protein, whose translation MKTHLILPAAFIAALTLSACKPKEANTGTTLELQNVSYDPTREFYEEFNAAFAKKWEAEGKGKITVTQSHGGSGKQARAVIDGQPADVVTLALSLDIDMISKERGLLSSDWQAKFPNNSSPYTSTIVFVVRKGNPKDIKDWGDLVKEGTQVITPNPKTGGAPRWAYLAGWAWAEKNNGNDQAAAQDFIAKLYKNVPVLDSGARGSTTTFAQRNIGDVLISWENEAHLIAKEFPGQTEIVYPSISILAEPPVAVVEKTAEKRGTTAAAKAYLDFLYTPEGQDLAGKHFYRPRDPQALAKYSSTFPKIELVTIDHFGGWEKAQATHFADGGIFDRIYEPAPK comes from the coding sequence ATGAAAACACACCTTATCCTCCCGGCCGCCTTCATCGCTGCGCTGACCCTCTCCGCTTGCAAGCCGAAGGAAGCCAACACCGGGACCACCCTCGAACTCCAGAACGTCTCCTACGATCCCACCCGCGAGTTCTACGAGGAGTTCAACGCCGCCTTCGCCAAGAAGTGGGAAGCCGAAGGCAAGGGCAAGATCACCGTCACGCAATCGCACGGCGGCTCCGGCAAGCAAGCCCGCGCCGTCATCGATGGCCAACCCGCCGACGTCGTCACCCTCGCCCTGTCCTTGGACATCGACATGATCTCGAAGGAAAGGGGCCTGCTCTCTTCCGACTGGCAGGCGAAGTTCCCTAACAACAGCTCGCCCTACACCTCCACCATCGTCTTCGTCGTCCGCAAGGGGAACCCGAAGGACATCAAGGACTGGGGCGACCTCGTGAAGGAAGGCACCCAGGTCATCACGCCGAATCCCAAGACCGGCGGTGCACCACGCTGGGCCTACCTCGCCGGCTGGGCATGGGCCGAGAAAAACAACGGCAACGACCAAGCCGCCGCCCAGGACTTCATCGCCAAGCTCTACAAGAACGTCCCCGTCCTCGACTCCGGCGCGCGCGGCTCCACCACCACCTTCGCCCAGCGGAACATCGGCGACGTCCTGATCTCATGGGAGAATGAAGCCCATCTCATCGCCAAGGAATTCCCCGGCCAGACGGAGATCGTCTATCCCTCCATCAGCATCCTCGCCGAGCCTCCCGTCGCCGTCGTCGAGAAGACCGCGGAGAAACGCGGCACCACCGCCGCCGCCAAGGCCTACCTCGACTTCCTCTACACCCCTGAAGGCCAAGACCTCGCTGGCAAACACTTCTACCGTCCCCGCGATCCCCAAGCGCTCGCAAAGTATTCCTCCACCTTCCCGAAGATCGAACTCGTCACCATCGACCACTTCGGCGGTTGGGAAAAAGCCCAAGCCACCCACTTCGCCGACGGCGGCATCTTCGACCGCATCTACGAACCAGCCCCGAAGTAA